A window from Gopherus flavomarginatus isolate rGopFla2 chromosome 4, rGopFla2.mat.asm, whole genome shotgun sequence encodes these proteins:
- the DLL1 gene encoding delta-like protein 1 yields MGGQSMLTLAILSVLLCHCQVRCSGVFELKLQEFVNKKGLLGNRNCCGAGSGGPGAGLQQCDCKTFFRVCLKHYQASVSPEPPCTYGSAITPVLGADSFSVPDSAGGAEPGFSNPIRFPFGFTWPGTFSLIIEALHTDSPDDLNTENPERLISRLATQRHLTVGEEWSQDLHSSGRTDLKYSYRFVCDEHYYGEGCSVFCRPRDDAFGHFTCGERGEKVCNPGWKGQYCTEPICLPGCDEQHGFCDKPGECKCRVGWQGRYCDECIRYPGCLHGTCQQPWQCNCQEGWGGLFCNQDLNYCTHHKPCKNGATCTNTGQGSYTCSCRPGYTGSNCEIEINECDANPCKNGGSCTDLENSYSCTCPPGFYGKNCELSAMTCADGPCFNGGRCTDNPDGGYSCRCPLGYSGFNCEKKIDYCSSSPCANGAQCVDLGNSYICQCQAGFTGRHCDDNMDDCASFPCLNGGTCQDGINDYSCTCPPGYNGKNCSTPVSKCEHNPCHNGATCHERNNRYVCECARGYGGLNCQFLLPEQPQGPVIVDFTEKYTEGQNAQFPWIAVCAGIILVLMLLLGCAAIVVCVRLKMQKRHHQPDACRSETETMNNLANCQREKDISISVIGATQIKNTNKKVDFHSDNSDKNGYKVRYPSVDYNLVHELKNEDSVKEEHSKCEAKCETYDSEAEEKSAVPLKSGDTSERKRPESVYSTSKDTKYQSVYVISEEKDECIIATEV; encoded by the exons ATGGGAGGTCAGTCCATGCTGACTCTTGCCATCCTCTCTGTGCTGCTTTGCCATTGCCAG GTGCGCTGCTCCGGGGTGTTCGAGCTGAAGCTGCAGGAGTTTGTCAAtaagaaggggctgctggggaacCGCAACTGCTGCGGCGCGGGGAGCGGCGGCCCCGGCGCCGGGCTGCAGCAGTGCGACTGCAAGACCTTCTTTCGCGTGTGCCTCAAGCACTATCAGGCCAGCGTATCCCCCGAGCCGCCCTGCACCTACGGCAGCGCCATCACCCCGGTGCTGGGAGCCGACTCCTTCAGCGTGCCCGACAGCGCCGGCGGCGCCGAGCCTGGCTTCAGCAACCCCATCCGCTTCCCCTTCGGCTTCACCTGGCCC GGCACTTTCTCTCTCATCATTGAAGCTCTTCATACAGATTCTCCTGATGACCTCAACACAG AGAACCCAGAGCGCCTTATCAGTCGGCTGGCCACACAGAGGCATTTGACAGTGGGGGAGGAGTGGTCCCAGGACCTGCACAGCAGTGGCCGCACTGACCTCAAGTACTCCTACCGCTTTGTGTGTGATGAACACTACTATGGAGAAGGCTGCTCTGTCTTCTGCCGGCCCAGGGATGATGCCTTTGGCCACTTCACTTGCGGAGAGCGTGGAGAGAAGGTCTGCAACCCAGGCTGGAAGGGCCAGTACTGCACTGAAC CAATTTGCTTGCCTGGATGTGATGAACAACATGGGTTTTGTGACAAACCTGGAGAATGCAA atgtAGGGTTGGGTGGCAAGGGCGTTATTGTGATGAGTGCATCCGATACCCAGGCTGCCTTCATGGTACCTGCCAACAACCGTGGCAATGCAACTGTCAGGAAGGCTGGGGTGGCCTTTTCTGTAACCAAG ATCTTAATTACTGTACCCATCATAAGCCTTGCAAGAATGGTGCCACTTGTACTAATACTGGCCAAGGAAGCTACACTTGTTCTTGCCGTCCTGGGTACACTGGTTCCAACTGTGAGATTGAAATCAATGAATGTGATGCCAACCCCTGCAAGAATGGTGGAAGCTGCACC GATCTTGAAAACAGCTATTCCTGTACCTGTCCACCTGGCTTCTATGGTAAAAACTGTGAGCTGAGTGCTATGACCTGTGCTGATGGCCCATGCTTCAATGGAGGGCGATGCACAGACAACCCTGATGGTGGATACAGCTGTCGCTGCCCATTGGGTTACTCAGGGTTTAACTGTGAAAAGAAAATTGATTATTGCAGCTCCAGTCCTTGTGCTAATG GAGCCCAGTGTGTTGATCTTGGAAATTCCTACATATGCCAATGCCAGGCTGGTTTTACTGGAAGACACTGTGATGATAATATGGATGACTGTGCCTCCTTTCCTTGTTTGAATGGTGGAACCTGCCAAGATGGAATTAATGACTATTCTTGCACCTGCCCCCCAGGATACAATGGAAAGAACTGTAGTACTCCAGTCAGCAAATGTGAACACAACCCTTGTCACAATGGGGCTACTTGCCATGAAAGAAACAACCGTTATGTGTGTGAGTGTGCTCGGGGATATGGTGGACTCAACTGCCAGTTTTTGCTCCCTGAACAGCCTCAGGGACCTGTAATTGTTGACTTCACTGAGAAGTACACTGAAGGTCAGAATGCACAGTTTCCTTGGATTGCAGTATGTGCTGGGATTATTCTGGTCCTGATGCTATTGCTGGGGTGCGCTGCTATTGTTGTCTGTGTCAGACTCAAAATGCAAAAGAGGCACCATCAGCCTGatgcatgcaggagtgaaacagAGACCATGAACAACTTGGCCAACTGCCAACGCGAAAAGGACATTTCAATAAGTGTCATTGGTGCCACTCAGATTAAAAACACAAATAAGAAAGTAGACTTTCACAGTGATAACTCTGATAAAAATGGCTACAAAGTTAGATACCCATCAGTGGATTACAATTTGGTGCATGAACTTAAGAATGAGGACTCTGTTAAAGAGGAACACAGCAAATGTGAAGCCAAGTGTGAAACATACGATTCAGAGGCAGAGGAGAAAAGTGCAGTACCACTAAAGAG TGGTGATACTTCTGAAAGAAAACGACCAGAATCAGTATATTCCACTTCAAAGGACACAAAGTACCAGTCGGTGTATGTCATATCAGAAGAGAAAGATGAAtgcatcatagcaactgag GTGTAA